The following are from one region of the Hymenobacter sp. YIM 151858-1 genome:
- a CDS encoding dipeptidase, giving the protein MRLRYLFPFIAASALSTSAAAQQEAKARKLHEQVFTVDTHADTPMNLVKPGFDLTKDHDPAEAKLDFPKLKRGGLDAVFWAVYMGQGPRTPEGNAAAKQEALKIFEAIHAAIKAHPLEIALATTPAQAVRIRKAGKRAIFIGIENGYPMGRDLGLLRQYYNLGARYLTLCHGTNNDLCDSSTDPNGPEYQGLSLLGVQAVAEMNRLGMMVDISHTSDSTFYDVLRVSKAPIIASHSAARAISDVPRNLSDDMLRALARHGGVVQLNLFSPYVRPLPPDAVRDAAVQAFNSKWKIKNFLNVYSLPEAEQKLALAEMDELSKRFPVPLATVQDAANQIDHIVRVAGIDHVGIGGDFDGGTELDGLRDVGEYPNLSIELVRRGYSRRDIEKIWSGNLFRVMRAVEKARAAGPAAAAGQ; this is encoded by the coding sequence ATGCGCCTGCGCTACCTTTTTCCGTTTATCGCCGCCTCGGCCCTGAGCACTTCGGCCGCTGCCCAACAAGAAGCCAAAGCGCGCAAGCTGCACGAGCAGGTTTTTACGGTTGATACGCACGCCGACACCCCGATGAACCTGGTAAAGCCGGGCTTCGACCTGACCAAAGACCACGACCCTGCCGAAGCCAAGCTCGACTTTCCGAAGCTGAAGCGCGGCGGGCTCGATGCGGTATTCTGGGCGGTGTACATGGGGCAAGGGCCGCGCACGCCCGAGGGCAACGCCGCGGCCAAGCAGGAGGCGCTCAAGATTTTCGAGGCCATCCACGCGGCCATCAAAGCGCACCCCTTGGAAATAGCCTTGGCTACCACGCCCGCCCAGGCCGTGCGCATTCGCAAGGCCGGCAAGCGGGCCATCTTCATCGGCATCGAGAATGGCTACCCCATGGGCCGCGACCTAGGGCTGCTGCGGCAGTACTACAACCTGGGGGCGCGCTACCTGACGCTGTGCCACGGCACCAACAACGACCTCTGCGACTCCAGCACCGACCCCAACGGCCCCGAATACCAGGGCCTGAGCCTCCTGGGCGTGCAGGCCGTAGCCGAAATGAACCGCCTGGGCATGATGGTGGATATTTCGCACACCTCCGACTCCACGTTCTACGATGTGCTGCGGGTGTCGAAAGCCCCCATCATTGCCTCGCACTCGGCGGCGCGGGCCATCAGCGACGTACCCCGCAACCTCTCCGACGACATGCTGCGCGCCCTGGCCCGGCACGGCGGCGTGGTACAGCTCAACTTGTTCAGCCCCTATGTGCGCCCGCTGCCGCCCGACGCCGTGCGCGATGCCGCGGTGCAGGCGTTCAACAGCAAATGGAAGATCAAGAACTTCCTGAACGTGTACAGCCTGCCCGAGGCCGAGCAAAAGCTGGCGCTGGCCGAAATGGATGAGCTGAGCAAACGCTTTCCGGTGCCGCTGGCTACCGTGCAGGATGCCGCCAACCAGATCGACCACATTGTGCGCGTAGCCGGCATCGACCACGTGGGCATCGGCGGCGACTTCGACGGCGGCACCGAGCTCGACGGCCTGCGCGACGTGGGCGAGTACCCCAACCTTTCGATTGAACTGGTGCGGCGCGGCTACTCGCGGCGCGATATCGAGAAGATTTGGAGCGGCAACCTGTTCCGGGTGATGCGCGCCGTGGAAAAGGCCCGGGCGGCCGGGCCCGCAGCTGCCGCCGGCCAGTAG
- a CDS encoding DsbA family oxidoreductase: MKVEIWSDIVCPFCYIGKRRFEAALQQFAHADEVEVVWHSFELDANTQTAPGEQLYGRLAAKYGRSEAWARQMCADMTQTAAEVGLRFNFDIAVPANTFRAHRLVHLAAQHGKQDAAKERLFKAYLEEGLNIDDVATLQTLGAELGLAAEEVSRTLASDAFAQEVRHDEYQAQQIGVRGVPFFVFNDKYAVSGAQPAELFQEVLEKVYEEFKPAQPKAVVPLADGPACGPDGNC; encoded by the coding sequence ATGAAAGTAGAAATCTGGTCCGATATAGTTTGCCCGTTCTGTTACATCGGCAAGCGCCGCTTTGAGGCAGCCTTGCAGCAGTTTGCCCACGCCGACGAGGTGGAGGTGGTGTGGCACAGCTTCGAGCTCGACGCCAACACCCAAACCGCCCCCGGCGAGCAGCTGTACGGCCGCCTGGCCGCCAAATACGGCCGCTCCGAGGCCTGGGCCCGCCAAATGTGCGCCGACATGACCCAGACCGCCGCCGAGGTTGGCCTCCGGTTCAATTTTGATATTGCCGTGCCGGCCAACACCTTCCGGGCGCATCGGCTGGTGCACCTGGCCGCCCAGCACGGCAAGCAGGATGCTGCCAAGGAGCGCCTGTTTAAGGCGTATCTGGAGGAAGGCCTGAACATCGACGACGTGGCCACGCTGCAAACCCTAGGTGCCGAGCTGGGCCTGGCGGCCGAGGAGGTAAGCCGCACGCTGGCCTCCGATGCCTTTGCCCAGGAAGTGCGCCACGACGAGTACCAAGCCCAGCAGATTGGGGTGCGCGGCGTGCCGTTCTTCGTGTTCAACGACAAGTACGCCGTGTCGGGCGCGCAGCCGGCGGAGCTATTTCAGGAAGTGCTCGAAAAGGTGTACGAAGAGTTTAAGCCGGCCCAGCCCAAAGCCGTGGTGCCCCTGGCCGATGGCCCCGCCTGCGGCCCCGACGGCAACTGCTAA
- a CDS encoding YdeI/OmpD-associated family protein: MQPTFSFRARLQPNGLGFMPMLILIVPEDVVEGLGGKSVKRVIGTLNGFAIRRGLLPMRTGERYLMVSKALLKQANLQVGAEVTITLSPDPDPNYVELPEEFAEGLAEWPEAEQAFARLTPGRQRNLAHYIGTAKRPETRVQRVLGVLHQLATGGNPFRPPKMLPA; the protein is encoded by the coding sequence ATGCAACCAACCTTCAGCTTCCGGGCGCGCCTGCAGCCCAACGGCCTCGGCTTCATGCCCATGCTTATACTGATTGTGCCGGAAGACGTGGTGGAGGGCCTCGGGGGCAAAAGCGTGAAGCGCGTGATAGGCACGCTCAACGGCTTTGCCATTCGGCGCGGCCTGCTGCCCATGCGCACCGGCGAGCGGTACCTGATGGTAAGCAAAGCCCTGCTGAAGCAAGCCAACCTGCAAGTGGGCGCCGAGGTAACCATTACCCTCAGCCCCGACCCCGACCCCAACTATGTGGAGCTGCCCGAGGAGTTTGCCGAGGGCCTGGCCGAGTGGCCCGAAGCCGAGCAGGCGTTTGCCCGCCTTACGCCGGGGCGGCAGCGCAACCTGGCGCACTACATCGGCACGGCCAAGCGCCCCGAAACGCGGGTGCAGCGGGTGCTTGGCGTGCTGCACCAGCTGGCCACCGGCGGCAACCCCTTCCGGCCTCCCAAAATGCTGCCGGCGTAA
- a CDS encoding PAS domain-containing protein, whose product MLTTPSPTFPIERLQAALDAAHVGVWEMTLPERRPLWSGQCKVLFGFAPDQDITFEQVLAAVHPQDRPRLQQTVAQACNPAGTGRYENEYRVLEPGYHGRTRWIRSVGSAVFNPERTAAVLLQGFCIDITESKHTAAQAQQQQQQFEFLAESIPDMLWIARPDGSITYFNKRWSEYTGITLEEGLEWGWGPAMHPDDLSATIAALNRSLQSGQPYEKEFRMKSRTGEYRWFMGRGLPLLDAEGHILQWFGTCTDIHEQHLLREQLQAREAQFRAISNTIPQLAWMTEASGAIVWYNQRWYDYTGTTLEQMQGWGWEKVHHPEHYQRVYQRWAQALETGEPWQDVFPLRGRTGEYRWFLSQAAPLRDAAGNITRWFGTNTDITNLHELPYANNLQAL is encoded by the coding sequence ATGCTTACTACCCCGTCGCCCACTTTCCCCATCGAGCGGCTGCAAGCGGCCCTCGATGCCGCCCACGTTGGCGTGTGGGAAATGACCCTGCCCGAACGCCGCCCCTTGTGGTCGGGGCAGTGCAAGGTGCTGTTTGGCTTTGCCCCCGATCAGGACATCACCTTTGAGCAGGTGTTGGCCGCCGTGCACCCGCAAGACCGCCCCCGCCTGCAGCAAACCGTTGCCCAGGCCTGCAACCCGGCCGGCACGGGCCGCTACGAAAACGAGTACCGCGTGCTGGAGCCCGGCTACCACGGCCGCACCCGCTGGATTCGGTCCGTGGGCAGCGCCGTGTTCAACCCGGAGCGCACTGCCGCCGTGCTGCTGCAGGGCTTTTGCATCGACATTACGGAGAGCAAGCACACGGCCGCCCAGGCGCAGCAGCAGCAGCAACAGTTCGAGTTTCTGGCCGAATCGATTCCGGATATGCTGTGGATAGCCCGGCCCGACGGCAGCATTACGTACTTCAACAAGCGCTGGTCGGAGTACACCGGCATCACGCTGGAGGAAGGCCTGGAGTGGGGCTGGGGCCCCGCCATGCACCCCGACGATTTATCGGCCACCATTGCCGCGCTCAACCGCTCACTGCAATCGGGCCAGCCCTACGAAAAGGAGTTCCGGATGAAGTCGCGCACGGGCGAGTACCGCTGGTTTATGGGCCGCGGCCTGCCCCTGCTCGATGCCGAGGGCCACATACTGCAGTGGTTTGGCACCTGCACCGATATTCATGAGCAACACCTGCTGCGCGAGCAGCTGCAGGCCCGCGAGGCGCAGTTTCGGGCCATATCCAACACCATTCCGCAATTGGCCTGGATGACCGAGGCCTCGGGCGCCATTGTGTGGTACAACCAGCGCTGGTACGACTACACCGGCACTACCCTGGAGCAAATGCAGGGCTGGGGCTGGGAAAAAGTGCATCACCCCGAGCACTACCAGCGCGTGTACCAGCGCTGGGCGCAAGCCCTCGAAACCGGCGAGCCCTGGCAGGATGTGTTTCCGCTGCGGGGCCGCACGGGCGAGTACCGCTGGTTTTTGTCGCAGGCGGCGCCGCTGCGCGATGCCGCCGGCAACATTACCCGCTGGTTTGGCACCAACACCGATATTACCAACCTGCACGAGCTGCCCTACGCCAACAACCTGCAGGCATTGTAG
- a CDS encoding DUF2141 domain-containing protein, whose product MTLFQLALVAAVGNPLAALLPAAPHAPVATSSVTVVVSRLASKESAVKLYFYNVRESFLQPKQYAFFKVVRPDGQDRITLPVQLPHGEWAVAITQDVNNNDKLDKNFMGIPTEPYAFSNNVRPKLAPPRFDECKFRVSGNDLVVSIQLK is encoded by the coding sequence ATGACTTTATTTCAGCTTGCTCTCGTTGCCGCCGTGGGTAATCCGCTGGCGGCTTTGCTGCCCGCCGCCCCCCACGCGCCGGTAGCTACCTCGTCGGTAACGGTGGTGGTTTCCAGGCTGGCTTCGAAAGAGTCGGCCGTGAAGCTGTACTTCTACAACGTGCGCGAGTCGTTTCTGCAGCCCAAGCAGTACGCCTTCTTTAAAGTGGTGCGCCCCGATGGGCAAGACCGCATTACCCTGCCCGTGCAGCTGCCCCACGGCGAGTGGGCCGTGGCCATTACGCAGGACGTAAACAACAACGACAAGCTCGACAAGAACTTCATGGGCATCCCGACCGAGCCCTATGCCTTCTCCAACAACGTGCGCCCCAAGCTGGCCCCGCCCCGCTTCGATGAGTGCAAGTTTCGGGTGAGCGGCAACGATCTGGTCGTGTCCATTCAGCTGAAATAA
- a CDS encoding alpha/beta fold hydrolase: MTPAELIITETDLGFAAGYTLRVQRLLPASPAAAPRPTLVFLHDSLGCIRLWRDFPARLAAATGCPALVYDRRGYGQSSAFADEARTNRYLEQEAPVLRQVLDACQLEQAILFGHSDGGSIALLAAALHPERVVGVITEGAHVFVEDLTLAGIRAAQQQYRSTNLPERLARYHGSKTDAVFRAWAGTWLAPAFRSWNIESYLPRVQCPLLVLQGEADEYGTAAQVQAIARQAGGPARSVLLPGAAHTPHKEAPTETLQLATDFVRQLCSS; this comes from the coding sequence ATGACCCCTGCCGAGCTGATCATTACCGAAACCGACCTAGGCTTTGCTGCGGGCTACACGCTGCGCGTGCAGCGCCTGCTGCCCGCCAGCCCAGCTGCGGCCCCACGCCCCACGCTGGTGTTTCTGCACGATTCGTTGGGCTGCATCCGGCTGTGGCGCGACTTTCCGGCGCGCCTGGCCGCTGCCACGGGCTGCCCCGCGCTGGTGTACGACCGCCGCGGCTACGGTCAGTCGTCGGCCTTTGCCGATGAGGCCCGCACCAACCGCTACCTGGAGCAGGAGGCCCCGGTGCTGCGGCAAGTGCTCGATGCCTGCCAGCTAGAGCAGGCCATCCTGTTCGGGCACTCCGATGGCGGCAGCATTGCCCTGTTGGCCGCCGCCCTGCACCCCGAGCGGGTGGTGGGCGTAATTACCGAAGGCGCGCACGTGTTCGTCGAAGACCTTACCCTGGCCGGCATACGGGCGGCGCAGCAGCAGTACCGCAGCACCAACCTGCCCGAGCGGCTGGCCCGCTACCACGGCTCCAAAACCGACGCCGTGTTCCGGGCCTGGGCCGGTACCTGGCTGGCCCCCGCCTTCCGCAGCTGGAACATCGAAAGCTACCTGCCCCGTGTGCAGTGCCCGCTGCTGGTGCTGCAAGGCGAGGCCGACGAGTACGGCACCGCGGCGCAGGTGCAAGCCATTGCCCGGCAGGCCGGCGGCCCCGCCCGCAGCGTGCTGCTGCCCGGGGCCGCCCACACGCCGCACAAAGAAGCACCCACCGAAACCCTGCAGCTGGCCACCGATTTCGTGCGGCAGCTGTGCAGTAGCTGA
- a CDS encoding MFS transporter, which produces MFAPASPPPPPVRSAATRIRSIVSGSIGNLVEWYDWYVYSAFALYFAPAFFPQGNLTAQLLNSAAIFAVGFLMRPLGGWLLGLYADRRGRKAALLLSVLLMCGGSLLIALTPGYQSIGVAAPILLVLARLLQGLSVGGEYGTSATYLSEMAHHRHRGFYSSFQYVTLLAGQLLALLVQLALQRLLTPAELHAWGWRVPFAIGALAAVVALYLRRSMHETDAFVQQTNNPAPAESKLRVLLRHPRELLTVVGLTLGGTIAFYTFTTYAQKFLVNTAGFSKAEATQISFWALAVALLLQPLMGALSDRVGRRPVLLFFGVGATLGTVPLLTLLAQARSPWAAFGLLAVAMIIMSGYTSINAVVKAELFPTHIRALGVGLPYALTVAIFGGSAEYGALLAKSQGIEAAYYWYVTACAALSLLVYWRMADTKHTSRIEVLGVRC; this is translated from the coding sequence ATGTTTGCGCCTGCCTCTCCGCCCCCGCCGCCCGTACGCTCGGCCGCCACGCGTATTCGCTCCATCGTGAGCGGCTCCATCGGCAACCTCGTGGAGTGGTACGACTGGTACGTGTACTCGGCCTTTGCTTTGTACTTCGCGCCGGCGTTTTTCCCACAGGGCAACCTCACGGCGCAGCTGCTCAACTCGGCCGCCATTTTTGCGGTGGGCTTTCTGATGCGGCCCCTGGGCGGGTGGCTGCTGGGCCTCTACGCCGACCGCCGCGGGCGCAAGGCCGCTTTGCTGCTCTCGGTGTTGCTGATGTGCGGCGGCTCGCTGCTGATTGCCCTTACGCCCGGCTACCAAAGCATTGGGGTGGCAGCGCCGATACTGCTGGTGCTGGCCCGGCTGCTGCAAGGCCTGAGCGTGGGCGGCGAGTACGGCACCTCGGCTACGTACCTGAGCGAAATGGCCCACCACCGGCACCGCGGCTTTTACTCCAGCTTTCAGTACGTAACGCTGCTGGCCGGGCAGCTGCTGGCCTTGCTGGTGCAGCTGGCTTTGCAGCGCCTGCTCACGCCCGCCGAGCTGCACGCCTGGGGCTGGCGCGTGCCCTTCGCGATTGGCGCCTTAGCCGCCGTGGTGGCCTTGTACCTGCGCCGCAGCATGCACGAAACCGACGCCTTTGTGCAGCAAACCAACAACCCGGCCCCGGCCGAAAGCAAGCTGCGCGTGCTGCTGCGCCACCCGCGCGAGCTGCTTACCGTGGTGGGGCTTACCCTAGGTGGCACCATCGCGTTTTACACCTTCACCACCTACGCCCAGAAGTTTCTGGTGAATACCGCGGGCTTCAGCAAAGCCGAGGCCACCCAAATTTCGTTTTGGGCGCTGGCGGTGGCCCTGCTGCTGCAACCCCTGATGGGCGCCCTCTCCGACCGCGTGGGCCGCCGCCCGGTGCTGCTGTTCTTTGGTGTGGGCGCCACCCTAGGTACTGTGCCGCTGCTCACGCTGCTGGCGCAGGCCCGCAGCCCGTGGGCGGCGTTTGGCCTGCTGGCGGTGGCCATGATTATCATGAGCGGCTATACCTCCATCAACGCGGTAGTAAAGGCCGAGCTGTTCCCAACGCACATCCGGGCCCTGGGGGTGGGCCTGCCCTACGCGCTTACGGTAGCCATTTTCGGGGGCTCGGCCGAGTACGGCGCCCTGCTGGCCAAAAGCCAGGGCATTGAGGCCGCTTACTACTGGTACGTAACGGCCTGCGCCGCCCTCTCGCTGCTGGTGTACTGGCGCATGGCCGATACCAAGCACACGTCGAGGATAGAGGTGTTAGGTGTTAGGTGTTAG